The Aphelocoma coerulescens isolate FSJ_1873_10779 chromosome 8, UR_Acoe_1.0, whole genome shotgun sequence genome contains the following window.
TTGGCTCACTGCTTGTGAAGCAGGCTGGGCCTAGCCCAAGGTCCATGGATTCTGGtagcccagcagggccagccGGGATAATTGAGGAGCCACGAGGGGCCAGCAGGCACACAGCCCCGTGCAGGGAGGGTCAGCAGAGAGCACCATGTGGCTCGGTGGCACCTACTTTGTGAGAGTGGTCCTGGTTCTGTGCCTGCTCTGTTGAGTGAACAAAACAATCTCCAGAAAGTCCATGGGGACGTGGAgaggaggggacagctgggctcTGCTTCAGCCGGGTCACTCAGTGTGCGCTGCCATGCAGAGGCAcctgctgccccagcagggGTGGGAGCATTCCTgccacaggaggagctgggctgaGTGGTCCATGAGGACTGGCCGCAGGGCTGGCCAGCTGGAGGAGACTTGCAGGAAGGCAGTTTTCAGCTGCCGGCGGGCACAAAACCTGCCTTAAAAGGGAGTGCAGCTGAAGGCGTCTGTCCGAGCCAGTCAGTGGCCCCAAAGCAGCCTGGCACCATGTAGGAGGGGAAGCAGGGCCACCAGAGAAGGGAGAGGACATTCTTGTCCCCTATATCATCAGGGTGCCAGCTGCACCCCTGGTGGTGTGGGGAAGGGGTCCTGGCCTGGGTAACCCAGCTGAGTGCTCACTGAATGCTGTGTCTGGGTACAGGGGGATGTGATGTGGCTGAAATATGGGTGCCTGCATGTATTGGTGCCTCAGGGCAGGAAGAATGGGGAGGAGGCAGGGTGGAGGCCCTTGCAGGACAGTCTCCCCTCCCATACTGTAAGACACTGTCTCGGCATCTCAGCATGACTCACGCCTTAACTGGGAGCTGATCCCAGTGACGTCCCGCCAATGTGGGTGATGCCCACCCTGCTGAGCCCAGTGCTGCCCTTGGAGCAGGATGGTGCTCCCCAGCCTGCAGTGGGGCTGCCAAATGTGGGGTGAAAGaccgggagcagcagcagggagcatcAGCAGGGGGGTTGtgttgggaagggaaggtgctggagccaggctgggtcATAAAGCAGTCCCAGCTGAACATGAACTTCACCTCTGGGCACAGCTTGCCGCCTCTCCTCCTGCACCCACGGGTGGGATCCGGTGTCAGCAGGGCTCTGTTTGTGCCGGCGAGGGATGCCTCGCATTTCGGGAGGCAGTCACTAGGCGTCCTGGCGCTGGGTTTCACAAGCCCTCATGACCTTTCCAGCACAGCAACATGCCCTGGGGAGGATTGTTTCATACAAAACAGACCTTTGGAtaggcttttcatttccttcacaGCCAAGCACAAAGGAACAACAAGTCCTCCCTCCTAATAAAATGACAAAGTCAGTGACACAGATAGGCTGGCTCTCCACAGTGAGTGCAGCCATGTCCTGCACCCACGCCATTCCCAATGTCCTGCAAGCGGGGGGTTacagccctgcagctccctccTGCTTCATCTCGCACCCCGAAATTCCCCACGGGCAGGAAACCCTGCCTGAGGGTCGACTTTTACACTTCCTTGGGAGAAAACATGTCTGTGCTCAGGAGGGAGTGAGCCTAGGTGGCCAGCACCCCATAAATTCTTATCTGGGAGTGTGGTTAACTGACAGATGCCAATCACAGCTCCCGCTCTGAGCGGGGCTCTCGGCCACCCGCACAAGCGTGGGCAGGGAGCTGGTGCGCAGAGGGGACAGGGCTCTGTGCGGGGCAGTGGAGGTTGGGGTGCAAGGGGTGTGGGGCTGCAAAGGGTGCAGGTGGAGGGATTGCAGGGGGCAAGAGGCGCAGGGGGTGTAGGGCTGGGAGGGGTGCGGGACCCCGTCTCGGGAGCCCTGGCAGGGCCGTGCCCCGGGCGGGCTCCTCCAGCTGCGGGCGGGGTGCACATCTGGGTGGGGCGGAGCGCACATCTGGGCGGTGCTGGGcgaggcggggcggggcgggcgggcagtGACTTCGGCGGGGCCGGCGTGGAGCATCCCACAGCCGGTGCGAGCGGAGTCCGGAGCCCAGCCGAGCCGAGACCATGCCCAAGTGTCCCCGCTGCCAGAAGGAGGTCTACTTCGGTAAGGGCTTCCTGCCGCTCCCCAGCCGCCCGCACCGCGGGGGACCTGTCGGGCACCGATGCTGCCCCTCGCCGCGCTGTGGGTCCTCCGGGCACCCCGGCTTCTGGGTGTGCCCCCATATTGCTCACCCCATCTCTGCAAATTCCTCTGCAACCCCAAAGTTGCTCACCCCTGCGCTGTGGCTCCCCGGGGTGCCCCGGGTGGATGATCCTACAGATCCACCCCCAAGGAGGTGCCTGGCTGCAGAGCGCAGGCTGCACTGGGTGCTTCTAGCGCAGCATGAGTGCTCACCCCACTTCCTTCTCAGCACAGCCCGCAGCCCTGAGCCAGTCTGGAGACCAAAGGCCCAGTTGGTAAAGCTTGCTGCACTGAAAGCATGGGCAGGTGAAGCAAGCACCTTCCCCAATGGCAAATCCTGCCCTCCAGCAAGTTCCTGGGTCAGTGGGTCACCCACATGTTGTTCTGTGTGGTTTAGCACAGCAGGATGACACCTCTGGGGTGCTATTTTTAAGCCGCTGTTGCAGGGTAGGAGTGAGCCCTGTTGGGCTGCCGTCTGCTGCTGGGCTTCCCGCAGATATCCTCCCTCCAAACTGGGGCCCCAAAGCTCCTGCCCCTTCTGGGGCCATGGACCTGCTATCCTGTTTGAGGATATCTGTGGGGTTTGAGCTTCTCACTCTGCTATCAGCTGCTGGAATGGGCAGGTTCCTCTGCCAGACCTCCTGGCATAGCTGAAATGGAGGGGGTTTGCTGGGAGCAGCTTACACACACTCCCTGCTTTCTAATTTATGAGAGATAAGGGATCTGGAACCCAGGTGCCATCACTGACTTCTCTCTCTGCtttatttctgctctgcttGTGCGTGTGCCCCGACTATTTGTGCTCTGCCAAGGAGCTGGGGGCTCAAACACAGGAGCTGCTCTCTGTCTGTTAGCAATGCCcaccctggggagctgtgctggggctggcttGGGCGCTGCCCagagggctgctggggctgtggtTCCTGTGGCTGGGAAACtttgatttgccttgaactcaCTGCTTGCAGCCAGGCTTTGAGATGGGGGTTTTGGCACAATACAGTTTGTGGCTCCCTCCTGCGACTCAGGATCCTGGGGTGCCTCATCCACCCATGTGGCTTGGTATCAGGAGCCACCAAGGTGCTGGGGTCAGTGTGTGCCTTTCCCTGTGGGTCTGTGTCATTCCCACTCAGGGTGAGCTGGGTTTGCCGTGCCCGCAGGTGCGGCCATGGAGGAGCTGGGACGGGACCGTTTGACCAAGGAGGGGTTTGACCTTGCACTTATTATGCTTGCACTTATTACGAAATGTCTCTGTTGATGCAGAGGCTGAGGAGGGTTCAAAAGCTGTTGGAGGACCAAGCTTGACACTTGATTTCTGTGCCTGCAGATTATTCAAAGTGTTGGCAGAGAAGGCAGAGCAAGCCTTGCTCTGGGACACCCTCAGGCTTTCGAAGCCTGGCAGTCCTGCTTGGGCGTGCCTCAGGCTGCTTTGGGCCAAATCGTGCCTGTAGAgagcaggggaggggaggaggtggtGCTGAGAGGACTAGGGATGTGGTTTGCAGGAATTCTGCCTTCATGGCTGAGTGCTGTACTGAGCCTTAGCAGAGCTCCTGCCCAAGTGTTGGTGCAAATGCGGGTGCAAGAGATGGGGAGGCTGTGCTCCTTCCAGAAACCCTGCAGGGTTAGTATAGGAGGGTCCTGCCACGGGCCAGGCTCGGGCTCCTAGGGGTGCCCAGGGAGAGGACACTGttgcccctgccaggctgcggGCACAGGAGGCCCTTTGTGCCACTGGGGAatggcagcagggctgccttGTGACATTTGGGCACTGCCCCCGCTCCCACCTCTGCAGCCATCAGCTTGCTCCTTGCACAGGCTGTTGTGGGCATATTTGGACTGCAAAGAAGAGGTGCTTCAGGCTGCCAAGGGCCCCCCAGGGCACACACTACCCACACTGGCTTGGTCCCATTTGCAGGCATGGGGACAGTTTTCCGACCTGGCTCTGACAGGATTCCTGTGGACAGCTCTGTTTAATCACTTAACAAATTCCCAGGAGCTCTGCTGCCAATACGAAGAGCACACACGTCTGCAGAAAATACCCTTCTCCCCCGCTGTGCTGCAATTAAAAGCCACCCTTGTGTTTCCCCCCCTCTCTGTAAACATGTCCTGGCTCCGGGATGTTGTCCCTCCCATGGCTGCCTGAACCCCGGCCaggctccagctctgctctggcttgCCATGGTGCCAGCAGAATcggagctgtggctggaggggaCTGGTTTGTGTTGGCAGGGTGTGGCAATGGCTTTGCCTCCCCAGTCCTCGCCAGCATCCCCTTTCACCTCTGCCAGCCCTAGTGATTTCTTGGGCTCCAGCTCACTGCAGAGAAATTAATCCCCATGCAGGCTGTTTTTGGAAGGAGGGAGGTCCTCAGAGCTTTGGAAGATGGAGTAGGAGTCAGTCCATCCTCATGGATGCAGCCATGCTCGCCCTGGgtgtggcactgctgctgcagatcCGTGTTCCTGGATGTGTACGGCATTGTGTGTACACAGTGAACACTTGGGTTTGAACACAGTGCCCTCTGTCCTGGGCAGGCAGACTTCAGAAAATGCCCAAAAATGTCATCCCAAGGGTTGATGGCAAGGCAACCAATCTGCCAAAACTAACTCGTGCCTGTTCGGTGCCTCAAATAACCCACCTCTTTTCCATGGCAGCCGAGAAGGTGACTTCTCTGGGGAAGGACTGGCACCGGCCCTGCTTGAGATGCGAGAAGTGTAACAAGACCCTGACATCTGGAGGCCATGCAGAGGTGAGGTTTGCTGCCCAggaggtccctgtcccctgcagctgagggctgggacaggcagaGGTGGAGCTGAAGGGTGGTGGGGCtgatgctctttctctctccctgcagcaTGATGGCAAACCCTACTGCAACCACCCCTGCTACGCTGCCTTGTTTGGGCCCAAAGGTAGGGTGTCTGTGGCGGGGTTGTGGAGGGAGTGAGGGGGCTCAGGGCTCCTGTCCCCCGGCGAGTTGCAGCCGCCGGTGTGCTCACCATCCCATGGCAATGCTGAGCCTGCTCCATCTCTTCCAGGGTTCGGCCGGGGAGGAGCTGAGAGCCACACCTTCAAATAAACCTCAAGGTTGGTCCTTCCCTCAGAGCTCCCCTCGTGTCTCCGGCTCCAAGGGCTGGCTGGGGCTGTCCTCCCTCAggccagcaggaaaggcaggccTGCCACATCATCTCTCTGGGCTGGCTGTGGCTCCCAGCCCTTGCTCCGGGGCTCAGGAGCTGGGTgccagctgctcctctccacCAGCCCCCGCTGACTGGCAGCACTCGCTTAGTTCTGGCAGCAGATGCCAAAGGCCATTGCTTTGTGGCCTGTTGGCAAAGAGAAGATCCGTCCTGGAGCACTGCTGTCTCTGGGATatctctgctcccagcccagcctgacttcacctgctcctctcttccATCCCTCTCCAGGTCTGATGTCCAGGGTTCCCAGCACAACCTGAAGACACCACAAACACACCGCAGCAGACatgcatttttgtttttaattcacCCTGTACTAGACTAGCACGTTCAAAGCAATAAGTAAccaaggctgggctggtgtggagAGAGGCTCTGCTCCAGATGGAGTGCTGCCAGGGTGGGGATGCTGGGTTACCCTGCCGAGTAGGAAATTTGGCTGATACTGCtgaaggctgcctggagaagagactgcgcccttccaaccaaaacctaGCTCTGCTTTGGGCATCCAGCTCTCGTGGCTGGGCCCACAGTTGTATTCTCAGTCTTTAATAAATGAAAAGATGCTTCCCACCTGTAGCAGCTGTGCTCTCTGTAACAGGAGTCCCACGGGACTCGCTTGTGAAGTGCTTGCCACTTGCTTGAGGCCCCTGTGACCTTTGGATTGAGCCCCACACTGTGTGATGGCCCCACGTGCCCTCAGGTGGGGCAGAGAGGTGTCTTGCTGGGAGGGGGTTGACTGTCACATCAGGATAAcctggtatttgctgcttttgctCTGAACAGCCACACAAAAAGGCCAAGGGAGGCGGGAGGTTGCCATCTAAGCAGAGCCAGCTTCCCTcagcagggaaagcagagctgtggTGTTAGAAAGCAAGAGCTGGCTCACACGAGCTTTGCTCTTTCGTGTTTCAATGTTTTTGCCCTACTGGAAAAACGGCACTGACAGATGTCAAAGATGTCAACTTGAGGGATGTTTCTAAAATGGTTTCTTAACCATGTCTTTCCCTAACCTGAACAACTCCATTTACATATTCAGAGATATCTCATCACCCACTGGGATATTTTTGTCTACAGTTTATGCATGCATTTCCTTAGAGACTGCTCTGCATTTTACTGTCATGTCAGCCTTCCTGGGACTTGGCCAAAACCCTCAGGGGTCAGAGATACATGTCCACTGTCAAAATCCTCGGTGTCAGAAGCAGCCTGATCTGATAAGCATCTTAAAACTTCCAATTAAACTTGCTTATTGCTACAAGGCGCTGCCTCACCTCCCACCCCGATAACACAGGCGTCTGTGTCAAAGGCAAACCCTGGCTACTGCTATTTGGCCGTCATCAGACTTCCCAGGCAGCCAGGGCTCGTAGGGAcctcctgctcccactgctgcctTTGCCAGCAGCCTCCCGGGG
Protein-coding sequences here:
- the CRIP1 gene encoding cysteine-rich protein 1, with the translated sequence MPKCPRCQKEVYFAEKVTSLGKDWHRPCLRCEKCNKTLTSGGHAEHDGKPYCNHPCYAALFGPKGFGRGGAESHTFK